The following proteins are co-located in the Massilia litorea genome:
- a CDS encoding hybrid sensor histidine kinase/response regulator produces MNNRPAARKPLTEEQRFQYLISGISDYAIYMLDTEGHVSSWNAGAQRFKGYLAPEILGEHFSRFYTPEDRATNLPERALAAALAEGKYEAEGWRMRQDGTRFWASVVIDPIYDEHGTLLGYAKITRDITDKRQAEQALRASEERFRLLVQGVTDYAIYMLSPEGEVSNWNVGAERIKGYQADEIVGQHFSRFYAEEDRLDGKPQRALAIASREGRYEAEGWRVRKDGTRFWAHVVIDAIRDDMGELIGFAKITRDLTEKKKADAALAEANAALFQAQKMESIGQLTGGIAHDFNNLLSVLASGLEVLSLGRGVSADAKTFDSMRRAVERGATLTQQLLAFARQQPLQPETRSVNRLISGFESVLRRAVNASIAFTVKLEPQVRTTVIDSARFESAILNLVVNARDAMPDGGDLQIETANVDLAEREVGGLAPGPYVRVTVTDTGTGMSPETAARAFEPFYTTKEVGKGTGLGLSQVYGFIKQSGGEVVIGSSPGEGTAISIFLPAAPGQDGGTHQDTTELVLIVEDEPDLMDVASALYISMGYEVVTASNASEALSLLASRKVDILFTDVIMPGMNGIELATYASEHYPEVKIILASGYPLPALILENANLDDFAFVGKPYRLSDLARALRTAA; encoded by the coding sequence ATGAACAATCGACCCGCCGCCAGGAAGCCGTTGACCGAAGAGCAGCGCTTCCAGTACCTGATTTCCGGCATCAGCGACTACGCGATCTACATGCTCGATACGGAAGGCCACGTCAGCAGCTGGAATGCGGGCGCGCAGCGCTTCAAGGGCTACCTGGCGCCCGAAATCCTGGGCGAGCACTTCTCGCGCTTCTACACCCCCGAGGACCGGGCAACGAACCTGCCGGAGCGCGCGCTGGCCGCGGCCTTGGCCGAGGGCAAGTACGAAGCCGAGGGCTGGCGCATGCGCCAGGACGGCACGCGCTTCTGGGCCAGCGTCGTGATCGACCCGATCTATGACGAGCATGGCACGCTGCTGGGCTACGCCAAGATCACGCGCGACATTACCGACAAGCGCCAGGCCGAACAGGCCCTGCGCGCCAGCGAAGAGCGCTTCCGCCTGCTGGTGCAGGGCGTGACCGATTATGCGATCTACATGCTCTCGCCCGAGGGCGAGGTGAGCAACTGGAACGTCGGCGCCGAACGCATCAAGGGCTACCAGGCCGACGAAATCGTGGGCCAGCATTTTTCGCGTTTCTATGCCGAGGAAGACCGCCTCGACGGCAAGCCGCAACGGGCGCTCGCCATTGCCTCGCGCGAAGGCCGCTACGAGGCCGAGGGCTGGCGCGTGCGCAAGGACGGCACCCGCTTCTGGGCGCACGTGGTGATCGACGCCATCCGCGACGACATGGGCGAACTGATCGGCTTTGCCAAGATCACGCGCGACCTCACCGAAAAGAAGAAGGCCGACGCCGCGCTGGCCGAGGCGAATGCGGCCCTGTTCCAGGCACAGAAGATGGAGTCGATCGGCCAGCTGACCGGCGGCATCGCGCACGATTTCAACAACCTGCTGTCGGTGCTGGCCAGCGGCCTCGAGGTACTGAGCCTGGGGCGCGGCGTCAGTGCCGACGCCAAGACCTTCGACAGCATGCGCCGCGCCGTCGAGCGCGGGGCCACGCTCACCCAGCAGCTGCTTGCCTTTGCGCGCCAGCAGCCCTTGCAGCCTGAAACGCGCAGCGTGAACCGCCTCATTTCCGGTTTCGAATCGGTGCTGCGGCGCGCGGTGAACGCCTCGATCGCGTTCACGGTCAAGCTCGAGCCGCAGGTGCGCACCACCGTCATCGACAGCGCGCGCTTCGAGTCGGCCATCCTGAACCTGGTCGTCAACGCGCGCGACGCCATGCCCGACGGCGGAGACCTGCAGATCGAGACGGCCAACGTCGACCTCGCCGAGCGCGAAGTAGGTGGACTGGCGCCGGGTCCCTATGTTCGGGTGACGGTGACCGATACCGGTACCGGCATGTCGCCCGAGACCGCAGCACGCGCCTTCGAACCCTTCTATACGACCAAGGAAGTGGGTAAAGGCACGGGCCTGGGCCTGTCGCAGGTCTACGGCTTCATCAAGCAGTCCGGCGGCGAAGTCGTGATCGGCAGCTCGCCCGGCGAAGGCACGGCGATCAGCATCTTCCTGCCTGCCGCGCCCGGGCAGGACGGCGGCACGCACCAGGATACGACCGAGCTGGTGCTGATCGTCGAGGACGAACCCGACCTGATGGACGTCGCTTCGGCGCTCTACATCAGCATGGGCTATGAAGTCGTCACCGCCTCGAATGCTTCGGAAGCCTTGAGCCTGCTGGCCAGCCGTAAGGTCGACATCCTGTTCACCGATGTCATCATGCCCGGCATGAACGGCATCGAGCTGGCGACCTACGCAAGCGAGCACTATCCTGAGGTGAAGATCATCCTCGCCTCCGGCTATCCGCTGCCGGCCCTGATCCTCGAGAACGCGAACCTGGATGACTTCGCCTTCGTCGGCAAGCCGTATCGTTTGTCGGACCTGGCGCGCGCCCTGCGCACGGCCGCCTGA
- a CDS encoding pyridoxal-phosphate dependent enzyme yields the protein MALHIATPLLPSNAFDPGPGQQVWLKMEALQPSGSFKLRGIGHACEVYAARGAGRIVASSGGNAGLAAAHAARRLGLPALVVVPQTTSGRARALLAREGAQVCVHGISFQEANAYAQSLLGPQDAFIHPFDDPLLWEGHAGMIDEVADAGLRPDAVVLSVGGGGLLSGVVAGLRRQGWNDLPVFAVETAGADSYAQSLAAGERIELPAINSIATSLGARKVSEHAFALARTHPITPVVVTDGEAVAACLRFMDEHRVVVEPACGAALALAWRPGGPLAAFDKVLVIVCGGATATVAQLQAWGAQLNVQSANRMSETRS from the coding sequence ATGGCGTTGCACATCGCCACGCCGCTGCTGCCCTCGAACGCCTTCGACCCCGGGCCGGGGCAACAGGTCTGGCTGAAGATGGAGGCGCTGCAGCCGAGCGGCTCCTTCAAACTGCGCGGCATCGGCCACGCCTGTGAAGTGTATGCCGCACGCGGGGCAGGCCGCATCGTCGCCTCGTCCGGCGGGAATGCCGGCCTGGCGGCGGCCCATGCGGCGCGCCGGCTCGGCCTGCCGGCCCTGGTCGTGGTGCCGCAAACGACCAGCGGACGCGCCCGCGCCCTGCTGGCGCGGGAAGGCGCGCAGGTCTGCGTGCACGGCATCTCCTTTCAAGAGGCGAACGCGTACGCGCAGTCGCTGCTCGGCCCGCAGGACGCCTTCATTCACCCCTTCGACGATCCGCTGCTGTGGGAAGGCCACGCCGGCATGATCGACGAAGTGGCGGACGCCGGCCTGCGCCCGGATGCGGTCGTGCTCTCGGTCGGCGGGGGCGGGCTGCTCAGCGGCGTGGTGGCCGGCCTGCGGCGCCAGGGATGGAATGACCTGCCCGTGTTCGCGGTGGAGACCGCAGGTGCCGATTCCTATGCGCAGTCGCTGGCGGCGGGCGAACGCATCGAACTGCCGGCAATCAACAGCATCGCCACTTCGCTCGGCGCCCGTAAAGTGTCGGAGCATGCCTTCGCGCTGGCGCGCACGCACCCGATCACGCCGGTCGTGGTGACGGACGGGGAGGCGGTCGCGGCCTGCCTGCGCTTCATGGACGAGCACCGCGTCGTCGTCGAGCCGGCCTGCGGCGCCGCGCTGGCGCTGGCCTGGCGTCCCGGCGGCCCGCTGGCCGCGTTCGACAAGGTCCTCGTCATCGTCTGCGGCGGCGCGACCGCCACCGTGGCGCAGCTCCAGGCGTGGGGGGCGCAGCTGAACGTTCAGAGCGCAAACAGGATGTCGGAAACGCGCTCGTAG
- a CDS encoding esterase/lipase family protein produces MRLSRILFATLFMVLAQLALLDGSARAANNDPVVLVHGFLGFGPDRFPRSGFLYWGGYGDLAAHLRTYKGPHTVFTAVVGAIASNRERAAELYAQIKGGCADYGARHAAAGRLGKAPACWAADPQHNPMGYPPALYPPWDAQHPLHMIGHSQGGTTIRALVELLEHGDPQGGDGELYRGGKPGWIRSVTTISAPHNGTTLRDAVLDILPDLRSPLRDWLLADLANWELAPDGARSFNAWARTSPRVHYFSVGTQATEAGAPCCNATDRRIAPLQNRRYQYPRSDMFAYYKTYAGEWIVPSMLQHGMGGYTQDGPGRVRIDSSWFANDGVVNTSSMRAPAGHPVRDFDGTPVPGIWNYLGTYRGYDHFDVLDWPHEGPSAEPIYERVSDILFAL; encoded by the coding sequence ATGCGCCTGTCCCGGATCCTGTTCGCCACGCTGTTCATGGTGCTGGCCCAGCTGGCCCTGCTGGACGGCAGCGCCCGCGCCGCCAACAACGATCCGGTCGTGCTGGTGCACGGTTTCCTCGGCTTCGGTCCCGACCGGTTTCCGCGCAGCGGCTTCCTGTACTGGGGCGGCTACGGCGACCTCGCCGCCCACCTGCGCACCTACAAGGGCCCGCACACGGTCTTCACCGCCGTCGTCGGCGCGATCGCCAGCAACCGCGAACGGGCGGCCGAACTGTATGCGCAGATCAAAGGGGGCTGCGCCGATTACGGCGCGCGCCACGCGGCGGCCGGCCGCCTCGGGAAAGCGCCCGCCTGCTGGGCGGCCGACCCGCAGCACAATCCGATGGGTTACCCGCCGGCGCTGTATCCGCCCTGGGACGCGCAGCACCCGCTGCACATGATCGGCCATAGCCAGGGCGGCACCACCATCCGCGCCCTGGTCGAACTGCTGGAGCACGGCGACCCGCAGGGCGGCGACGGCGAACTGTACCGGGGCGGCAAGCCCGGGTGGATCCGCAGCGTCACCACCATCTCGGCGCCGCACAACGGCACCACCCTGCGCGACGCCGTGCTCGACATCCTGCCCGATCTGCGCTCGCCGCTGCGCGACTGGCTGCTCGCCGATCTCGCCAACTGGGAACTGGCCCCGGACGGCGCGCGCAGCTTCAATGCCTGGGCGCGCACCTCGCCCCGGGTGCATTATTTTTCGGTCGGCACCCAGGCGACCGAAGCCGGCGCGCCCTGCTGCAACGCCACCGACCGCCGCATCGCGCCGCTCCAGAACCGCCGCTACCAGTACCCGCGCAGCGACATGTTCGCCTATTACAAAACCTATGCCGGGGAATGGATCGTGCCCTCGATGCTGCAGCACGGGATGGGCGGCTATACCCAGGATGGGCCGGGCCGGGTGCGCATCGACAGCAGCTGGTTCGCCAACGACGGCGTGGTCAATACCAGCAGCATGCGCGCCCCCGCCGGGCACCCGGTGCGCGACTTCGACGGCACCCCGGTGCCCGGCATCTGGAATTACCTCGGGACTTACCGCGGCTACGACCACTTCGACGTCCTGGACTGGCCGCACGAGGGACCATCGGCGGAACCGATCTACGAGCGCGTTTCCGACATCCTGTTTGCGCTCTGA
- a CDS encoding dienelactone hydrolase family protein, which yields MFRVRPTVRKITAALLAAMAMLPGIAIEQELKLDYRMNEQIVQVPAGDENRAMLETTVFRPNGPGPFPLLVINHGKDPGRPSAQPRDRFYHMAAAFVKRGYAVMVPMRQGFANSTGRYRDRGCDMKTNGYLQAEDIRSTLEFARAQSWVDGAHIVVAGQSYGGLATMALGTQELPGVRGLINFAGGLRDDSDRCAWRSALVSAFAEYGANSKVPSLWMYGENDSLFGPDLANRLHEAYAQAGGKARLVEFPSFKRDAHGMLASRDGEKIWLDDTMRFLKGVGMPTEVLYDVPAPPTPPRTDFAKIDDIEAVPFLSENGRRAYADYLTKMTPRAFAVSPSGAWTWAEEGEAPDARALATCSAKSSQPCKLYSIDDYVVWNGNRVDAAEKASMTASIAAPADPNAPGAVGGSAVPTAKAAPTAQ from the coding sequence ATGTTTAGAGTTCGCCCTACCGTTCGCAAGATCACCGCCGCCCTGCTCGCCGCCATGGCCATGTTGCCAGGGATCGCGATCGAGCAGGAACTGAAGCTCGACTACCGGATGAACGAGCAGATCGTACAGGTGCCGGCCGGCGATGAAAACCGCGCGATGCTGGAGACGACCGTATTCCGCCCGAACGGTCCCGGACCGTTCCCGCTGCTGGTCATCAACCACGGCAAGGACCCGGGCCGTCCGAGCGCCCAGCCGCGCGACCGCTTTTATCACATGGCCGCGGCGTTCGTGAAGCGCGGCTATGCGGTGATGGTGCCGATGCGCCAGGGTTTCGCCAATTCGACCGGGCGCTACCGCGACCGCGGCTGCGACATGAAGACCAACGGCTACCTGCAGGCCGAGGACATCCGCTCGACCCTCGAGTTCGCACGGGCCCAGTCCTGGGTCGACGGCGCCCACATCGTCGTGGCCGGCCAGTCGTATGGCGGCCTGGCGACGATGGCGCTCGGCACCCAGGAACTGCCCGGCGTGCGCGGCCTGATCAATTTTGCCGGCGGCCTGCGCGACGACAGCGACCGCTGCGCCTGGCGCTCGGCGCTGGTGTCGGCCTTTGCCGAATACGGCGCCAACAGCAAGGTGCCGAGCCTGTGGATGTATGGCGAAAACGATTCGCTGTTCGGGCCCGACCTTGCAAACCGCCTGCACGAAGCATATGCCCAGGCCGGCGGCAAGGCGCGCCTGGTCGAATTCCCTTCGTTCAAGCGCGACGCCCACGGCATGCTCGCCAGCCGCGACGGCGAAAAGATCTGGCTGGACGACACGATGCGCTTCCTGAAGGGCGTCGGCATGCCGACCGAGGTGCTGTACGACGTACCCGCGCCGCCGACCCCGCCGCGCACCGATTTCGCGAAAATCGACGATATCGAGGCCGTGCCCTTTCTCTCGGAAAACGGGCGCCGCGCCTATGCCGACTACCTGACCAAGATGACGCCGCGCGCCTTTGCCGTGTCGCCATCCGGCGCCTGGACCTGGGCCGAGGAAGGCGAGGCGCCGGACGCGCGCGCGCTGGCCACCTGCTCGGCCAAGAGCAGCCAGCCCTGCAAACTGTATTCGATCGACGACTATGTGGTCTGGAACGGCAACCGCGTCGACGCCGCCGAGAAGGCCAGCATGACGGCCTCGATCGCGGCGCCGGCCGATCCGAACGCGCCGGGCGCGGTGGGTGGCAGCGCCGTGCCGACGGCCAAGGCGGCCCCGACGGCACAATAA
- a CDS encoding hybrid sensor histidine kinase/response regulator has protein sequence MRFRNRLLLLVVAILVPAFIGAALAVAYVYVEQQKDQERGVAETGHAFALLIDNEMRHQEGILRTLAASPALAAGDMAEFYAHAQRAAEGVGAVAILLDLDGKTVLNTRRPFGSVVPGRNPSNLPALVERFGAAGTLVSDVFYAPPVRRHDFMMQVPVRIDGQVRYYLLLGLHVGIVQQLLVRQHFPGTWIASVADRNGRIVARSRDPGRYVGTLLREDTRRRIAAGDGALMFDGETLEGIPVRALASTVPNTGWKVLISIPTAEIRQVPIRAAAFLAAIMAVLLVLALAAGRWFANRATAPIEYLGRCADRLGNGEEVTYHPHGLEEIDNVARRMTEASKQIRRSQRELEQRVNEAIRATEQAQGALLKSQRLESLGRLTAGIAHEFNNLLQTLTTALQLGAMLARDPKLQGLIDTCKRTVGRATKLTGQLGSFGRVQEGRLLTVDPKLQLESALQLIRGGVGEAVAVDTDFAPDLWPVTVEPLQFDLALLNLAINARDAMDGGGVLRIIARNVALDTPPQGLAPGDYLHLSVVDGGAGMSPEVLAHALDPFYTTKAPGQGTGLGLPQAYAFAAQAGGLLTLDSALGRGTRVHIYLPRADAAPAPAPAVPEAPAVLRQESGSVLFVEDDPLVREAVAGGLRQAGFTVRMAESGDAALALLDAGLQVDVVFSDVVMPGSLSGIDLARALRRRWPELPVVLATGYTERQVALPDVPILAKPYDIAQAVRLLGGLVAQE, from the coding sequence ATGCGATTCCGGAACCGGCTCCTGCTCCTCGTGGTCGCCATCCTGGTGCCGGCCTTCATCGGCGCGGCGCTGGCGGTGGCATATGTCTACGTGGAACAGCAAAAAGACCAGGAGCGCGGCGTGGCGGAAACCGGCCATGCGTTCGCGTTGCTCATTGACAACGAAATGCGGCACCAGGAGGGTATCCTGCGCACCCTGGCCGCGTCGCCCGCGCTGGCCGCCGGCGACATGGCCGAGTTCTATGCGCATGCGCAGCGGGCCGCCGAGGGCGTCGGCGCGGTGGCGATCCTGCTGGACCTGGACGGCAAGACCGTCCTCAACACCCGGCGCCCGTTCGGCAGCGTAGTGCCCGGGCGCAACCCATCGAACCTGCCGGCGCTGGTGGAGCGCTTCGGCGCGGCCGGCACCCTGGTCTCCGATGTTTTTTATGCGCCGCCGGTGCGCCGCCACGACTTCATGATGCAGGTGCCGGTCCGCATCGACGGCCAGGTGCGCTACTACCTGCTGCTGGGCCTGCACGTCGGCATCGTCCAGCAATTGCTGGTGCGCCAGCATTTCCCGGGCACCTGGATCGCCTCCGTGGCCGACCGCAACGGCCGCATCGTGGCGCGCTCGCGCGACCCCGGCCGGTATGTCGGCACGCTGCTGCGTGAAGACACGCGCAGGCGCATCGCCGCTGGCGACGGCGCCCTGATGTTCGACGGCGAGACGCTCGAAGGCATCCCGGTGCGCGCCCTGGCCAGCACGGTGCCGAACACGGGCTGGAAGGTGTTGATCAGCATTCCCACGGCCGAGATCCGCCAGGTACCGATCAGGGCCGCCGCTTTCCTGGCCGCGATCATGGCCGTGCTGCTGGTGCTGGCCCTGGCGGCCGGCCGCTGGTTCGCGAACCGGGCAACGGCGCCGATCGAATACCTGGGGCGCTGCGCCGACCGCCTCGGCAACGGCGAGGAGGTGACTTACCACCCGCACGGACTGGAAGAGATCGACAACGTGGCGCGCCGCATGACGGAAGCCAGTAAACAGATCCGGCGCTCGCAGCGCGAGCTCGAACAGCGGGTGAACGAGGCGATCCGCGCCACCGAACAGGCGCAGGGCGCCTTGCTCAAAAGCCAGCGCCTGGAATCGCTCGGACGCCTGACGGCCGGCATCGCCCACGAATTCAACAACCTGCTGCAAACCCTGACCACCGCTTTGCAGCTGGGCGCGATGCTGGCCAGGGATCCGAAGCTGCAAGGCCTGATCGACACCTGCAAGCGCACCGTCGGGCGCGCCACCAAGCTCACCGGCCAGCTCGGCTCCTTCGGCCGGGTGCAGGAAGGGCGGCTGCTGACGGTCGATCCGAAGCTGCAGCTGGAAAGCGCGCTGCAGCTGATCCGGGGCGGCGTGGGCGAGGCGGTCGCGGTCGACACCGATTTCGCGCCCGACCTGTGGCCGGTGACGGTCGAACCGCTGCAGTTCGACCTGGCGCTGCTGAACCTGGCAATCAATGCGCGCGACGCGATGGACGGCGGGGGCGTGCTGCGCATCATCGCGCGCAATGTCGCCCTGGACACGCCGCCGCAGGGCCTGGCGCCCGGCGACTACCTGCACCTGAGCGTGGTCGACGGCGGCGCCGGCATGTCGCCCGAGGTGCTGGCGCACGCGCTCGACCCCTTCTACACGACCAAGGCGCCGGGGCAGGGCACCGGGCTCGGCCTGCCGCAAGCCTATGCCTTCGCGGCCCAGGCCGGTGGGCTCCTCACGCTCGACAGCGCCCTGGGGCGCGGCACGCGGGTGCACATCTACCTGCCGCGTGCGGATGCGGCGCCGGCCCCGGCCCCGGCTGTCCCGGAGGCGCCGGCGGTATTGCGGCAGGAGAGCGGCAGCGTGCTCTTCGTCGAAGACGACCCGCTGGTGCGCGAAGCCGTCGCCGGCGGCCTGCGCCAGGCCGGCTTTACGGTGCGCATGGCCGAGAGCGGCGACGCCGCCCTGGCGCTGCTCGACGCCGGACTGCAGGTCGATGTCGTGTTTTCCGATGTCGTCATGCCGGGCAGCCTGAGCGGCATCGACCTGGCGCGCGCCCTGCGCCGGCGCTGGCCCGAGCTGCCGGTGGTGCTGGCGACCGGCTATACCGAGCGCCAGGTGGCGCTGCCTGACGTGCCGATCCTGGCCAAGCCCTACGACATCGCCCAGGCCGTGCGCCTGCTGGGCGGCCTCGTCGCGCAGGAATAG
- a CDS encoding NADPH-dependent FMN reductase, with amino-acid sequence MVKVAVIVGSTRPGRKALDVARWVMDAASQRSDASFELVDIQDFKLPLLDEPVPPSMGQYSKPHTIAWAEKIAQFDGFVFVTPEYNHGTSGALKNAIDFLYKEWNNKAAGFVGYGSAGGVRAVESLRLVMGELMVADVRGQVMLSLFTDFENFATFKPAAHHGQSLTAMLDQVVAWSGALAPLRKSAG; translated from the coding sequence ATGGTCAAGGTGGCGGTGATAGTCGGCAGTACCCGTCCGGGGCGCAAGGCGCTCGACGTGGCGCGCTGGGTAATGGACGCGGCGTCGCAGCGCAGCGATGCGAGCTTCGAGCTGGTCGATATCCAGGATTTCAAGCTGCCGCTGCTGGACGAGCCGGTGCCGCCCTCGATGGGCCAGTATTCGAAGCCGCACACGATCGCCTGGGCCGAAAAGATCGCGCAGTTCGACGGCTTCGTCTTCGTTACGCCCGAGTATAACCACGGCACCTCGGGCGCGCTGAAGAACGCCATCGACTTCCTCTATAAAGAGTGGAACAACAAGGCGGCCGGTTTCGTCGGCTACGGCAGCGCCGGCGGCGTGCGCGCCGTCGAAAGCCTGCGCCTGGTGATGGGCGAACTGATGGTGGCCGACGTGCGCGGGCAGGTGATGCTGTCGCTGTTCACTGACTTCGAGAATTTCGCCACCTTCAAGCCGGCCGCGCACCATGGTCAGTCCTTGACCGCCATGCTCGACCAGGTGGTGGCCTGGAGCGGGGCGCTGGCGCCGCTGCGCAAATCTGCCGGCTGA
- a CDS encoding tRNA-uridine aminocarboxypropyltransferase: MTPDSPPRRAGCAACLRAQSACICAWVRPVSPAAGLLILQHPLEVANAKNSARLLHLCVAGSRLAVGEAFDPLELDALLHADGRRPVLLYPETPDAPAAPATSLPPPGELRLVVLDATWRKSRKMLHLTPALQRLPRLALSEMPASNYRIRKAHAPDQLSTLEATAYALGQVGGDMALVAPLLEAFDGFVQQQAAFVPLDAARTRHA, translated from the coding sequence ATGACGCCCGATTCTCCTCCCCGCCGCGCCGGCTGCGCGGCCTGCCTGCGCGCGCAATCGGCCTGCATCTGCGCCTGGGTGCGGCCGGTGTCGCCCGCGGCCGGGCTCTTGATCCTGCAGCATCCGCTCGAAGTGGCGAACGCCAAGAACAGCGCGCGCCTGCTGCACCTGTGCGTTGCCGGCAGCCGGCTTGCGGTCGGCGAAGCCTTCGATCCGCTGGAGCTGGATGCGCTGTTGCATGCGGATGGCCGCCGGCCCGTGCTGCTGTATCCGGAGACGCCGGACGCGCCCGCGGCCCCGGCCACCAGCCTGCCCCCGCCCGGGGAACTGCGCCTGGTGGTGCTCGACGCCACCTGGCGCAAGAGCCGCAAGATGCTGCACCTGACCCCGGCCCTGCAGCGCCTGCCGCGCCTGGCCCTGAGCGAGATGCCGGCCTCGAACTACCGCATCCGCAAGGCGCACGCCCCGGACCAGCTCTCGACCCTCGAGGCCACCGCCTACGCGCTGGGCCAGGTCGGCGGCGACATGGCGCTCGTTGCGCCCTTATTGGAGGCGTTTGACGGTTTTGTGCAACAACAGGCCGCTTTCGTGCCCCTGGACGCGGCGCGCACACGGCACGCTTGA
- a CDS encoding PA0069 family radical SAM protein, translating to MLPPRPLAVSKGRGAVSNMQGRYEVNGREGFDDGWDAGIEPGDAPRFKTQVTDEVAKSILSRNASPDIPFKVSLNPYRGCEHGCIYCFARPTHSYLGLSPGLDFETRLFAKVNAAELLRRELAHPGYKPEHIAIGVNTDAYQPCEREMRLTRQVLEVLSECQHPVGMITKSSLIERDIDLLAPMAAKGQACAAITITTLDSEISRTLEPRAAAPARRLRTIRTLTEAGIPVSVSVAPIIPFVTEPEIERILEAARDAGAVSAHYVVLRLPFEVNPLFQQWLEAHFPERAQRVMNRVREMRGGKDYDSDWGKRMQGEGVWADLIRQRFTKTVERLGLGKLGSRFERLDTSQFRRPLVVPAATGKAGAKGAAQLDLF from the coding sequence ATGTTGCCGCCGCGTCCGCTCGCGGTGTCGAAAGGGCGGGGCGCTGTATCCAACATGCAAGGCCGGTACGAGGTCAACGGCCGCGAGGGTTTCGACGACGGCTGGGACGCCGGGATCGAGCCCGGCGATGCGCCGCGCTTCAAGACTCAGGTGACGGACGAAGTCGCAAAGAGCATCCTCTCGCGCAACGCCTCGCCCGACATCCCGTTCAAGGTCTCGCTCAATCCCTATCGCGGATGCGAGCACGGCTGCATCTATTGTTTCGCCCGTCCCACGCACAGCTATCTCGGCCTCTCACCCGGGCTCGATTTCGAGACCAGGTTGTTCGCCAAGGTCAACGCTGCCGAGCTGCTACGGCGCGAGCTGGCGCATCCGGGGTACAAGCCCGAGCACATCGCCATCGGCGTGAATACCGACGCCTATCAACCCTGCGAGCGCGAGATGCGCCTGACGCGCCAGGTGCTCGAGGTGCTGAGCGAATGCCAGCATCCGGTCGGCATGATCACCAAGTCCTCGCTGATCGAGCGCGACATCGACCTGCTGGCCCCGATGGCGGCCAAGGGCCAGGCCTGTGCCGCGATCACGATCACCACGCTCGACTCGGAAATCTCGCGCACCCTGGAGCCGCGCGCCGCCGCCCCGGCGCGGCGCCTGCGCACGATCCGCACCCTGACCGAGGCCGGCATCCCGGTCAGCGTCAGCGTGGCGCCGATCATCCCTTTCGTCACCGAACCGGAAATCGAGCGCATCCTGGAAGCGGCGCGCGATGCCGGCGCCGTCAGCGCCCATTACGTCGTGCTGCGATTACCCTTCGAGGTCAATCCGCTGTTCCAGCAATGGCTCGAAGCCCATTTCCCGGAACGTGCCCAGCGCGTGATGAACCGCGTGCGCGAGATGCGCGGCGGGAAGGATTACGACAGCGACTGGGGCAAGCGCATGCAGGGCGAGGGCGTCTGGGCCGACCTGATCCGCCAGCGTTTTACGAAGACCGTCGAGCGGCTGGGCCTGGGGAAGCTGGGCAGCCGTTTCGAGCGGCTCGATACATCGCAATTCCGGCGGCCGCTGGTGGTGCCGGCGGCGACCGGCAAGGCGGGCGCGAAGGGGGCGGCGCAGCTGGATTTGTTTTGA
- a CDS encoding gamma-glutamylcyclotransferase — protein MSLNTIAINQRMDKFDGHHEVWLFGYGSLIFKADFPFIERRPASIRGWTRRFWQGSHDHRGTEAAPGRVVTLVPEEGAVCHGMAYLVTPEEFAHLDHREKNGYLRLAIDIAFDDGGSEEGLVYIATHENAAFLGPATEHEIAQQIAGAAGPSGPNSEYLLELARALRALGKHDAHVFEIERHLIDAARS, from the coding sequence ATGTCCCTGAACACCATCGCGATCAACCAGCGCATGGACAAATTCGACGGCCACCATGAAGTCTGGCTGTTCGGCTACGGTTCGCTGATCTTCAAGGCCGACTTCCCCTTCATCGAACGCCGCCCGGCGAGCATCCGCGGCTGGACCCGCCGTTTCTGGCAGGGTTCGCACGACCACCGCGGCACCGAGGCCGCGCCCGGCCGCGTGGTGACGCTGGTGCCGGAAGAAGGCGCCGTCTGCCATGGCATGGCCTACCTGGTCACGCCGGAGGAATTCGCCCACCTCGACCACCGCGAGAAGAACGGTTACCTGCGGCTGGCGATCGATATCGCGTTCGATGACGGCGGCAGCGAAGAGGGACTGGTGTATATCGCGACGCACGAGAACGCGGCGTTTCTCGGCCCCGCGACCGAGCACGAGATTGCGCAGCAGATTGCCGGTGCGGCCGGGCCGAGCGGCCCGAACAGCGAATACCTTCTGGAACTGGCCCGGGCGCTGCGGGCGCTGGGCAAGCATGACGCGCACGTGTTCGAGATCGAGCGCCACCTGATCGACGCGGCCCGATCGTGA